Proteins from a single region of Stutzerimonas stutzeri:
- the sigX gene encoding RNA polymerase sigma factor SigX has protein sequence MTKTSSSISRYDPRQLTDEELVQHAHVELFHITRAYEELMRRYQRTLFNVCSRYLGSERDADDVCQEVMLKVLYGLKNFEGKSKFKTWLYSITYNECITQYRKERRKRRLLDALSLDPLEEASDEKAPRIEEKTGLDRWLVHVNPIDREILVLRFVAELEFQEIADIMHMGLSATKMRYKRALDKLRENFSDQTET, from the coding sequence TTGACTAAAACCTCATCGTCCATTTCGCGCTACGACCCTCGCCAGCTCACCGATGAAGAGCTGGTGCAGCACGCCCATGTCGAGCTATTTCATATAACGCGCGCTTATGAAGAACTCATGCGTCGATATCAGCGTACACTGTTCAACGTATGCTCACGCTATTTGGGAAGCGAGCGAGACGCCGATGATGTATGTCAGGAGGTCATGCTCAAGGTTCTTTATGGCTTAAAGAACTTTGAAGGCAAATCTAAATTCAAAACCTGGCTATACAGCATCACTTATAACGAATGTATTACTCAATATCGCAAAGAGCGCCGTAAGCGGCGTTTGCTTGACGCACTCAGCCTCGACCCGCTTGAAGAGGCATCCGACGAGAAGGCGCCGAGAATCGAGGAGAAGACTGGGCTCGACCGGTGGCTCGTGCATGTGAATCCGATCGATCGGGAGATACTGGTGTTGCGTTTTGTTGCTGAACTTGAGTTCCAAGAAATCGCAGATATCATGCACATGGGTTTGAGCGCTACGAAGATGCGCTACAAGCGGGCATTGGATAAGCTGCGGGAAAATTTTTCCGATCAAACTGAAACTTAA
- a CDS encoding OmpA family protein produces MKLKNTLGVVIGSMVAATSVNALAQGQGAVEVEAFGKHYFTDSSRDIKNGELYGAGVSYFLTDDVSLGLSYGEYHDITSEDRVQDGSHKKIKGSLTSLDAAYHFGNPGVGLRPYVSAGVAHQSIGQADRGGRDRSTFANVGTGLKYYFTENFFAKASVDGMYNIDADEGEWMAGVGVGLNFGGGARQVAAVEPTPEPAPAPIVDNEPEPAPEVVRVELDVKFDFDKSRVREESYSDIKNLADFMQQYPQTTTTVEGHTDSVGTDQYNQRLSERRAEAVRNVLVNEYGVQGNRVNSVGYGESRPVADNSTEEGRQINRRVEAEVEAQVQ; encoded by the coding sequence ATGAAACTTAAAAATACCTTAGGCGTCGTGATCGGTTCGATGGTTGCCGCCACTTCCGTCAATGCACTGGCACAGGGCCAGGGCGCTGTCGAAGTGGAAGCGTTCGGCAAGCACTACTTCACCGACAGCTCGCGTGACATCAAGAACGGCGAGCTCTACGGCGCTGGCGTTAGTTACTTCCTTACCGACGATGTTTCTCTGGGTCTTTCCTATGGCGAATACCACGACATCACGTCCGAGGATCGGGTTCAGGACGGTAGCCACAAGAAGATCAAGGGCAGCCTGACTTCCCTCGACGCTGCTTACCATTTCGGTAATCCAGGCGTAGGCCTGCGTCCATACGTCTCCGCTGGTGTTGCTCACCAGAGCATCGGTCAGGCCGACCGTGGCGGCCGCGATCGCAGCACTTTTGCCAATGTTGGTACCGGTCTGAAGTACTACTTCACCGAAAACTTCTTCGCTAAAGCCAGCGTCGACGGCATGTACAACATCGATGCAGACGAAGGCGAGTGGATGGCTGGCGTTGGCGTCGGTCTGAACTTTGGCGGCGGTGCACGTCAGGTTGCAGCGGTCGAGCCGACTCCAGAGCCGGCTCCTGCTCCGATCGTCGACAACGAGCCGGAGCCAGCTCCGGAGGTCGTGCGCGTTGAGCTGGACGTCAAGTTCGACTTCGACAAGTCGCGTGTTCGTGAAGAGAGCTACAGCGACATCAAGAACCTCGCTGACTTCATGCAGCAGTACCCGCAGACCACCACCACTGTCGAAGGTCACACTGACTCGGTTGGTACCGATCAGTACAACCAGCGTCTGTCCGAGCGTCGCGCCGAAGCTGTGCGCAACGTGCTGGTCAACGAGTACGGTGTTCAGGGTAATCGTGTGAACTCCGTTGGCTACGGCGAGTCCCGCCCGGTCGCTGACAACTCCACCGAGGAAGGTCGTCAGATCAACCGTCGTGTAGAGGCCGAGGTAGAAGCTCAGGTTCAGTAA
- a CDS encoding ISL3 family transposase — MHPIDLASFWPGYDAVACRSSANNSLLIELEPQAGSVPKCGRCGQLSPLIHERRIRLVRDRDLFDQRVLLQLPVRRVDCLNCGRVTERIDWLEPASRLTRRLQVWLESLLRLLPISHVSQLTGLHWHTLKTLDKRRLQAEVGTFYSSGVRRLVMDEFALHKGHRYATVIMDAERTRVLWVGHGNSREAIRPFFELLGEHCQQIEAVAMDMNTAFDLEVKKHCPQAEVVYDLFHVVARYGRDVIDRIRVDQANLLREDKPARKAVKQSRWLLLRNRDNLKDGQAVQLQELLAANQPLATVYVLKDALKDVWYAPSVREGWRRWRTWLRHARESDLAPLQRFARNLRKYARGILASAHFHMHTSVLEGVNNRIKVIKRMAYGFRDSEYFFLKIKAAFPGKAR; from the coding sequence GTGCATCCTATTGATCTTGCCTCGTTCTGGCCAGGCTATGACGCCGTTGCCTGCCGTTCATCCGCCAACAACTCCCTTCTGATTGAGCTCGAGCCTCAAGCCGGTTCAGTGCCCAAGTGCGGGCGTTGTGGTCAGCTCAGTCCGTTGATTCACGAGCGCCGAATTCGTCTGGTGCGCGATCGTGATCTGTTCGATCAGCGCGTCTTGCTTCAACTACCCGTGCGCCGAGTCGATTGCCTGAACTGTGGTCGGGTGACCGAGCGGATCGACTGGCTGGAGCCTGCATCTCGCCTGACCCGGCGGTTACAGGTCTGGCTCGAAAGCTTGCTGCGGCTGCTGCCGATCAGCCACGTCAGCCAGCTCACCGGCCTGCACTGGCACACCCTCAAGACGCTCGACAAGCGCCGCCTGCAAGCCGAGGTAGGCACCTTCTATTCAAGCGGTGTCCGCCGCCTGGTGATGGACGAGTTCGCCCTGCACAAGGGGCATCGCTATGCCACGGTCATCATGGACGCCGAGCGAACACGGGTGCTGTGGGTCGGCCACGGCAACAGCCGTGAGGCGATCCGCCCGTTCTTTGAATTGCTCGGCGAGCACTGCCAGCAGATTGAGGCGGTGGCCATGGACATGAACACGGCTTTCGACCTGGAGGTGAAGAAGCATTGCCCGCAGGCCGAAGTGGTGTACGACCTGTTTCACGTCGTCGCGCGCTACGGTCGGGATGTGATCGACCGAATCCGGGTCGACCAGGCCAACCTTCTGCGCGAAGACAAGCCGGCACGAAAGGCGGTCAAGCAGAGTCGTTGGCTGCTGCTGCGCAACCGCGACAACCTGAAGGACGGACAGGCCGTGCAGTTACAGGAGCTGCTTGCTGCCAACCAGCCGTTGGCTACGGTCTATGTGCTCAAGGATGCGCTGAAGGATGTTTGGTACGCCCCCAGCGTACGAGAGGGTTGGCGACGCTGGCGAACCTGGCTGCGACATGCTCGCGAGAGCGACCTCGCGCCGCTGCAACGCTTCGCTCGCAACCTGCGCAAATACGCGCGAGGCATCCTTGCCAGTGCTCACTTCCACATGCATACCAGCGTCCTTGAGGGTGTTAACAACCGCATCAAGGTAATCAAGCGCATGGCCTATGGATTCCGGGACTCGGAGTACTTCTTCCTGAAAATCAAGGCCGCCTTCCCCGGGAAAGCGCGATGA
- the acnB gene encoding bifunctional aconitate hydratase 2/2-methylisocitrate dehydratase: protein MLEAYRKHVEERAAQGVVPQPLNAEQTAGLVELLKNPPAGEEQFLVDLITNRVPAGVDEAAYVKAGFLSALAKGETSSPLLSKQRAVELLGTMQGGYNIATMVELLDNAELAAVAAEQLKHTLLMFDAFHDVAEKAKAGNEHAKGVMQSWAEGEWFTNRPAVAEKVSLSVFKVTGETNTDDLSPAPDAWSRPDIPLHALAMLKMARDGINPDVPGSVGPIKQMEELKAKGFPVAYVGDVVGTGSSRKSATNSVLWFFGDDIPNVPNKRAGGFCFGTKIAPIFYNTMEDAGALPIEFDCSNLGMGDVIDVYPYAGKVCKHGTDEVITTFELKTEVLLDEVRAGGRIPLIIGRGLTEKARAELGLAPSTLFKKPEAPTDSGKGFTLAQKMVGRACGLPEGKGVRPGTYCEPKMTTVGSQDTTGPMTRDELKDLACLGFSADLVMQSFCHTAAYPKPIDVNTHHTLPDFIMNRSGVSLRPGDGIIHSWLNRMLLPDTVGTGGDSHTRFPIGISFPAGSGLVAFAAATGVMPLDMPESVLVRFKGQMQPGITLRDLVHAIPYYAIQQGLLTVEKKGKKNIFSGRILEIEGLNQLTVEQAFELSDASAERSAAGCTIKLPEDSIAEYLRSNITMLRWMISEGYGDARTLERRAQAMEAWIADPKLLEADKDAEYAAVIEIDLSEVKEPVLCAPNDPDDARLLSTVAGEKIDEVFIGSCMTNIGHFRAAGKLLDKVKGGIPTRLWLAPPTKMDAHQLTEEGYYGIYGKAGARMEMPGCSLCMGNQARVQTGSTVVSTSTRNFPNRLGDATNVYLASAELAAVASITGKLPTVEEYMEYAKNIDSMAADIYRYLSFDQIAEFRDAAEKAKIKVVEV from the coding sequence GTGCTTGAAGCCTATCGCAAACACGTAGAAGAGCGTGCCGCCCAGGGCGTCGTGCCCCAGCCGCTGAACGCCGAGCAAACCGCAGGCCTGGTTGAGCTGCTGAAGAATCCGCCAGCCGGCGAAGAACAATTCCTCGTTGACCTGATCACCAACCGCGTCCCCGCTGGCGTCGACGAAGCCGCCTACGTCAAGGCCGGCTTCCTGTCCGCCCTGGCCAAAGGTGAAACCTCCTCGCCATTGCTGAGCAAGCAGCGCGCTGTCGAACTGCTGGGCACCATGCAGGGCGGCTACAACATCGCCACTATGGTTGAGCTGCTGGATAATGCCGAATTGGCCGCTGTTGCAGCCGAGCAACTGAAGCACACCCTGCTGATGTTCGACGCTTTCCACGACGTGGCCGAAAAAGCCAAGGCCGGCAACGAGCACGCCAAAGGCGTCATGCAATCCTGGGCCGAAGGCGAATGGTTCACCAACCGTCCAGCTGTTGCCGAGAAGGTCTCCCTCTCCGTATTTAAGGTAACCGGCGAAACCAATACCGACGACCTGTCGCCCGCTCCCGATGCCTGGTCGCGTCCCGACATCCCGCTGCATGCATTGGCCATGCTGAAAATGGCCCGAGACGGCATCAACCCGGACGTGCCGGGCTCCGTCGGTCCGATCAAGCAGATGGAAGAACTGAAAGCCAAGGGCTTCCCGGTTGCTTACGTCGGTGACGTGGTTGGTACTGGCTCATCGCGCAAATCCGCTACCAACTCCGTGCTCTGGTTCTTCGGTGACGACATTCCGAACGTCCCGAACAAGCGTGCTGGCGGCTTCTGTTTCGGCACCAAGATCGCTCCGATCTTCTACAACACGATGGAAGATGCTGGCGCCCTGCCGATCGAGTTCGATTGCAGCAACCTGGGCATGGGCGACGTGATCGACGTTTACCCCTACGCTGGCAAGGTTTGCAAGCACGGTACTGATGAAGTCATCACTACTTTTGAACTGAAGACCGAAGTGCTGCTGGACGAAGTCCGCGCTGGCGGCCGTATTCCGCTGATCATCGGCCGTGGCCTGACCGAGAAGGCACGCGCTGAACTGGGCTTGGCTCCGTCTACCCTGTTCAAGAAGCCGGAAGCACCGACCGATAGCGGCAAGGGCTTTACCCTTGCGCAGAAAATGGTTGGTCGCGCCTGCGGTCTGCCGGAAGGCAAAGGCGTCCGTCCAGGCACCTACTGCGAGCCGAAGATGACCACCGTCGGTTCTCAGGACACCACTGGCCCGATGACCCGCGACGAACTGAAAGACCTGGCTTGCCTGGGCTTCTCGGCCGACCTGGTCATGCAGTCGTTCTGCCACACCGCTGCCTACCCGAAGCCGATCGACGTCAACACCCACCACACCCTGCCGGACTTCATCATGAACCGCAGTGGCGTTTCCCTGCGCCCAGGTGACGGCATTATCCACAGCTGGCTGAACCGCATGCTGCTGCCCGATACCGTTGGTACCGGCGGTGACTCACACACCCGCTTCCCGATCGGCATTTCGTTCCCGGCCGGCTCCGGTCTGGTCGCATTTGCTGCTGCCACCGGTGTTATGCCGCTGGACATGCCGGAATCGGTGCTGGTGCGCTTCAAAGGCCAGATGCAACCGGGTATTACCCTGCGCGACCTGGTTCATGCCATCCCCTACTACGCCATTCAGCAAGGTCTGCTGACTGTCGAGAAGAAAGGCAAGAAGAACATCTTCTCCGGCCGCATCCTCGAGATCGAAGGCCTCAACCAGCTGACCGTCGAGCAAGCGTTCGAACTGTCCGACGCCTCCGCCGAGCGTTCAGCTGCCGGTTGCACCATCAAGCTGCCGGAAGACTCGATTGCCGAGTACCTCCGCTCCAACATCACCATGCTGCGCTGGATGATCAGCGAGGGCTATGGCGATGCGCGCACTCTGGAGCGTCGTGCTCAAGCGATGGAAGCCTGGATCGCTGATCCGAAGCTGCTCGAAGCCGACAAGGACGCCGAATACGCTGCCGTGATCGAGATCGACCTGTCCGAAGTCAAAGAGCCCGTGCTCTGCGCTCCAAACGATCCGGATGATGCTCGCCTGCTGTCCACCGTAGCTGGTGAGAAGATCGACGAGGTCTTCATCGGCTCCTGCATGACCAACATTGGTCACTTCCGCGCTGCCGGCAAGTTGCTGGACAAGGTCAAGGGCGGCATCCCGACTCGCCTGTGGCTGGCTCCGCCTACCAAGATGGATGCCCACCAGCTGACCGAAGAAGGCTACTACGGCATCTACGGCAAGGCTGGCGCGCGCATGGAAATGCCGGGTTGCTCGCTGTGCATGGGTAACCAGGCTCGCGTGCAAACCGGTTCCACCGTGGTCTCTACCTCCACTCGTAACTTCCCGAACCGTCTGGGTGATGCCACCAACGTATACCTGGCTTCGGCCGAGCTGGCGGCAGTAGCGTCCATCACCGGCAAACTGCCGACCGTCGAGGAGTATATGGAGTACGCGAAGAACATCGACAGCATGGCTGCCGACATCTATCGCTACCTGTCTTTCGATCAGATCGCTGAATTCCGCGACGCTGCGGAGAAGGCAAAGATCAAGGTCGTCGAAGTCTGA
- a CDS encoding DUF1289 domain-containing protein translates to MSTQRIKTPCIGLCSTVYGDVVCRGCKRFHHEVVNWNAYDEQEKRAVWRRLEILLAQVMAAKLEVFDAQLLRQQLETRQIRFVVEQSHYCWAYQLIARGARVIQQLDAYGVVLLPEFRDWPLPDLRDAIDREFFLLSEAHYQRYIAPHFLLEGLDLRV, encoded by the coding sequence ATGTCTACTCAGCGCATCAAGACTCCCTGCATTGGCCTTTGCTCGACGGTATACGGCGATGTCGTCTGCCGTGGATGTAAGCGCTTTCATCATGAGGTCGTTAATTGGAACGCCTATGACGAACAGGAAAAGCGAGCAGTATGGCGCCGGCTGGAGATTCTTCTGGCGCAAGTGATGGCTGCCAAGCTCGAAGTGTTCGATGCGCAACTCCTGCGCCAACAGCTGGAGACGCGGCAAATCCGTTTCGTAGTGGAGCAGTCGCATTACTGCTGGGCCTATCAGCTGATTGCCCGTGGCGCTCGGGTCATTCAGCAGCTCGATGCATATGGGGTCGTGTTGTTGCCGGAGTTTCGTGACTGGCCGCTGCCAGATTTGCGCGACGCCATCGACCGGGAGTTCTTCCTGTTATCCGAGGCGCACTATCAGCGCTACATCGCGCCACACTTCCTGCTGGAAGGTCTGGATCTCAGAGTTTGA
- a CDS encoding universal stress protein, translated as MQAIRCILVVIDPNQPQALALKRARLISTVSQSRLHLLVCDTKRDHSAHLATLREQLESDGHQVTTQQAWHESVHQTIITVQQAEGCGLVAKQHVPDNPLKRALLTPEDWKLLRYCPCPVLMVKTDNPWTGGNILAAVDVGNSDLEHRTLHATIVNHGFEIASLADGKLHVISAHPSAMLSAADPAFQLKETIEARYRDACKQFQEEFHIPDAQLHVEEGPADALIPRVCHQLKAVVTVIGTVARTGFSGALMGNTAEVVLDTLESDVLVLKPNDIIDHLEDLVRH; from the coding sequence ATGCAAGCCATTCGCTGCATCCTCGTGGTAATTGACCCAAACCAGCCACAAGCGCTGGCGTTGAAACGGGCACGACTGATTTCTACCGTCAGCCAATCCCGCCTGCATCTGCTGGTTTGCGACACCAAGCGCGATCACAGCGCCCATCTGGCAACACTGCGCGAACAGCTGGAGAGCGACGGCCACCAGGTCACCACGCAGCAGGCGTGGCATGAAAGCGTGCATCAGACCATCATCACCGTGCAGCAGGCAGAAGGCTGCGGTCTGGTGGCCAAGCAACACGTGCCGGACAATCCCTTGAAGCGCGCCCTGCTCACCCCTGAGGATTGGAAGCTGCTGCGCTACTGCCCGTGCCCGGTATTGATGGTGAAAACAGACAACCCTTGGACCGGCGGCAACATTCTTGCGGCAGTAGACGTAGGCAACTCCGACCTTGAGCACCGCACCCTGCATGCAACTATCGTCAATCATGGCTTTGAAATCGCCAGCTTGGCCGATGGCAAGCTGCACGTAATCAGCGCACACCCGTCTGCAATGCTCTCCGCGGCCGATCCGGCTTTCCAGCTGAAGGAAACCATCGAGGCGAGATACCGCGACGCGTGCAAGCAGTTCCAGGAGGAATTTCATATCCCGGACGCTCAGCTGCACGTCGAGGAAGGCCCCGCCGATGCGCTAATCCCTAGGGTTTGCCATCAGCTGAAAGCTGTCGTGACCGTCATTGGCACCGTGGCACGCACCGGCTTCTCCGGGGCATTGATGGGTAACACCGCTGAGGTGGTACTCGACACGCTGGAAAGCGACGTACTGGTCCTGAAGCCCAACGACATCATCGACCACCTCGAGGACCTGGTTCGTCACTGA
- a CDS encoding tRNA-(ms[2]io[6]A)-hydroxylase → MLPDLNEFLGCATPAAWVDAALQNQDVMLIDHGNCEKKAAGAAFQLMFRYIDRPDLQNKMSRLAREELRHFEQVLAIIRRREITLRNVGSSRYAAGLRELVRNHEPYRLTDTLVIGAFIEARSCERFAMLVPHLDEELGKFYHGLLKSEVRHFQDYLKLAYQYGEAADVDATIIRVRERERELIESPDAEFRFHSGVPLAA, encoded by the coding sequence ATGCTTCCTGATCTGAATGAATTTCTCGGTTGCGCCACGCCCGCAGCTTGGGTGGACGCTGCACTGCAGAATCAGGATGTGATGCTGATCGACCATGGCAACTGTGAGAAGAAAGCGGCAGGAGCAGCCTTCCAGCTGATGTTCCGCTACATCGACAGGCCCGATCTGCAAAACAAGATGTCGCGTCTGGCGCGGGAAGAGCTGCGCCATTTCGAGCAGGTGCTTGCCATCATTCGTCGGCGCGAAATAACGCTGCGCAACGTCGGCTCGTCACGCTATGCGGCCGGATTGCGCGAGCTTGTGCGCAATCATGAGCCGTACCGCCTGACCGATACGTTGGTGATCGGTGCCTTTATCGAGGCGCGCTCCTGCGAGCGTTTCGCCATGCTGGTTCCGCATCTGGATGAGGAGCTGGGCAAGTTCTACCACGGGCTGCTCAAGTCCGAGGTGCGGCATTTTCAGGATTACCTGAAGCTAGCGTATCAGTACGGCGAAGCAGCGGATGTGGATGCGACGATCATCCGGGTGCGTGAACGCGAGCGCGAGCTGATCGAAAGCCCTGACGCCGAGTTTCGCTTTCACAGCGGCGTGCCGCTGGCGGCTTAG
- the lpxH gene encoding UDP-2,3-diacylglucosamine diphosphatase, which yields MILLISDLHLEEERPDITRAFLHFLATRARQAEALYILGDFFEVWIGDDAMTPFQRSIADALRALSEGGTRIYLMHGNRDFMLGKGFCRAAGCTLLRDPSVVELRGERVLLMHGDSLCTRDEGYMRLRRVLRNPLSLLILRNLPLSTRKKLARKLRSESRTQTRMKAADIIDVTPKLIPRVLAEHGVRTLIHGHTHRPATHQLEVDGHPGRRIVLGDWDQQGWALQVDENGFQQAPFDLN from the coding sequence GTGATCCTGCTGATCTCGGATCTGCATCTGGAAGAGGAACGCCCGGACATTACCCGGGCGTTTCTGCATTTCCTCGCCACACGCGCCCGTCAGGCCGAAGCGCTGTACATCCTCGGCGATTTCTTCGAAGTCTGGATCGGTGATGATGCGATGACGCCCTTCCAGCGTTCGATCGCCGACGCATTGCGAGCATTGAGCGAGGGCGGCACGCGTATTTATCTGATGCACGGCAATCGCGACTTCATGCTGGGCAAGGGCTTCTGCCGCGCGGCGGGCTGTACGCTGCTACGCGACCCTAGCGTGGTCGAACTCCGTGGCGAACGCGTGCTATTGATGCATGGCGACAGTCTATGCACCCGTGATGAAGGCTATATGCGTCTGCGCCGCGTACTGCGCAATCCGCTCAGCCTGCTCATCCTGCGCAACCTGCCGCTGTCCACTCGCAAAAAACTGGCGCGCAAGCTACGCAGCGAGAGTCGTACGCAAACACGCATGAAAGCCGCGGACATCATTGATGTCACCCCGAAACTGATCCCTCGCGTGCTCGCCGAGCATGGGGTGCGGACACTGATCCATGGGCACACCCATCGCCCCGCGACACATCAACTGGAAGTCGACGGCCACCCGGGGCGGCGTATCGTGCTCGGCGACTGGGACCAGCAAGGCTGGGCTTTACAGGTCGATGAGAACGGCTTTCAACAGGCCCCGTTCGATCTGAACTAA